The sequence TTTCTTTTGGGTCACGAGTTTTCCACATCGTTAAAATTCTGTTGTTTCCATTTTGTTTTTGCATATCTAAATAAAatgcatttttctttctttcttttttggtaTAGGATGTAATCTTGCATTATATTTTTGTatgaatttattaaaaaattgatattatcaAAATAAAAGTAGCATTATCATTTCCCTATATTAATTTATCACTTTAGTAAAGCAAACTATTTATTTagtcactaaaaaaaaaaaaagcaaactattataaaaattttaaattaatcaataaaataattaaggTCATTTCAAACAACCAAGATTAAGCAATTGAGAGAGAAATTAAATAGACATACGGGAGTGCTATAGGTCCCACCCTAATTTGTCATGTCTCAAGACTTACAGCCAGTAAACTAGATAATAAAGGAACAGAATCAAATTGACAATAAAAAGAAAACTAGAATTGAATTAAACCCTTCTGTGTTTCTCATCAAATTTTACCACCACTGACTTAATCTAACCTTTAGCCTCACCAAGTTCAACATCCTTCAAAGGAATGTTTTCTACTCCTTCCTTCAATAACCTAATTTCTTCTTCTGTTAGGCTGTTTTTCGAATGAGGGAGGTTCTTGGCACTTGATTGCTTTTCAACTTCCACTGCCCAACTGTAAATTACCATGCCCACAACTGCAATAATCATTCCCATGATATTCTTGAAAGTTAGCTCCGAATCAAATAGAAGCCATCCCAGCGTCAGAACACATACTGTTTTCATGTGGCCCAAAACCTGGAAGGAAACTGCTGAGAAGCGCCCAATGCACAGGTACTGGCTCACATTGCAAAATACAGCTAGGGAGCATGAAAGAACAATGAATAACTGCAGAGATTGTGAGCCCCCCAAAAAGAAAAGTGTCACCATTGTATAATTAAGACATATATAGAGTCTAAATAAGCTATATGCAACAGGATAATAAGACAAAAACTTACAGTGGCACCCGTGGATATGTTATAGTCGGTTATCAATTTGTCACTGAGGTAGTAATCAATAAATGGACCAAGAATAAGGAGAGAGAGGGCTTGAATAGGAGCAGTCTTGCTCAGCAGTTCAAAAGATCCTATTGAATATTTCTTTTGGAGAGAACCAATTGACTGgcatggaaaaaaaaaagaaaaggaggatcagttaaataaatataaatgatcCCACAAATTTCATAACTATCAGTAGATAACAGTGTCTTTTGTAATTGACAGTACATTTTACAATACATTTATAAGAACAAAAAATGATGCTTCCGGTTATGATACTACACCTAATTAAGTTCCATTAGACACACTTCCGATTATTGCAATTCATAATGTATAAAATGACATGAGAAATGATGGTACAAGTccacaactcaaatttttttccTTCTAAAAAAAGGGGCCATAGTGCCTGCATAGAGAGGGGCAGAATCAGAACAGTATATGATACTTACAATTTGCTGCAAAGATGTTGATAAAACCGCCAGACAGGCACATACAAAACCTTTGAGGTTAACTTTAACATCAGTTACAGTGCAAACACCAACACCAATAACCACAACCATGACTGACATTTTCACTTCCCTTGAGTAGTGCTTGCTGTGAAGGATCCATTCCATCACACAAACCACTGGAATCATGCTTAGTTTTGATATCTGTTCACATATAGAATGAGAAAATCACTGCTTAAGAAACAAGAGGCAATCCAGATTCAAGTGAAACTTTGGGGGATAGGGATAAAACTGAATCATGgggatggagttggaaagttagATAACAATGTGAGAGTAATGCAGACCACAATATCAGGAAATAGAGATATTAGTTATAATGAAGCACATGTGTCTCCACAGATGAAGTGTTAGGACAATCTGAAAGTACTATAATGATGTATGTGATCATGCTAACTGCTTGCATAAGTATTTTTGAAAGCTCGCACAAAAAATGCCTCAGTTATAGTGCAAAGCCTGCATAGGCTGTCTTATGAAAGAGGGCTCCTCAAGGTGTAAACTTAACTCCAGAAT is a genomic window of Arachis ipaensis cultivar K30076 chromosome B06, Araip1.1, whole genome shotgun sequence containing:
- the LOC107645351 gene encoding UDP-rhamnose/UDP-galactose transporter 2 encodes the protein MENEKKASAISDVGAWAMNVVSSVGIIMANKQLMSNHGYAFSFATTLTGFHFAVTAIVGLVSNATGYSAAKHVPLWELLWFSVVANMSITGMNFSLMLNSVGFYQISKLSMIPVVCVMEWILHSKHYSREVKMSVMVVVIGVGVCTVTDVKVNLKGFVCACLAVLSTSLQQISIGSLQKKYSIGSFELLSKTAPIQALSLLILGPFIDYYLSDKLITDYNISTGATLFIVLSCSLAVFCNVSQYLCIGRFSAVSFQVLGHMKTVCVLTLGWLLFDSELTFKNIMGMIIAVVGMVIYSWAVEVEKQSSAKNLPHSKNSLTEEEIRLLKEGVENIPLKDVELGEAKG